In the Desulfosporosinus acidiphilus SJ4 genome, GAATGATTTGCGGGCTTGCTGGGTTGTTCTCTATCTTCTCCCGCAACCGTTTGATGTACACGGTCAATGTATTGTCATTGACAAACTCGCCCGCAGCGTCCCACAATTCGTCAAGTAGTCTGCTCCTTGTGATAATACTTTTTGGGTTGTTAATAAACACCAGCAGCAAGCGGTATTCTAAGGCTGAAAGAAAAACCTCGCTGCCATCCTTTTTCACGACGCCGCTTGCCATATCGACATAAAGACCGCAGAGTTCAAAGACCGATGGAGAGCGTCCGCTTTTTCGCAGGGCTGTTCTAATTCGTGCAATCAATTCACGCGGACGAAAAGGCTTGGTGATATAATCGTCCGCGCCCATGTTCAGCCCCGTAACAACACTCGCCTCATCGCCGGAAGCAGTCAGAAAGATGACGGGAACATCTTGCGTTTCCTTGATTTCCGTGCAAACCGTAAAGCCATTTCCGTCAGGTAAAGAAATATCAATCAACACTAAGTCAAATTTATTCACGGCAAGCGCCGCATGAGCATCACCCCGCGTAGGGGCGTGAGTGACTGAAAATCCCTCCGAGCTGAGCAATTGCATAAGGTTTTTAGCGATTGTCTTATCGTCCTCAACCAAAAATATCCGTTTCAGTTATTTTCACCATCCTTTAATTAACCAGCAATTTAGCTTCTGTATAAATTTTACAGCCCTTTACTTAAACATTTTTAAGTTTTATGCTCTAGTTGTCTTATTCCCCTAAAAAAGGATATACCTTCGCTTACTCCACAATTTCAGTTTCTTATTTAATTGCGC is a window encoding:
- a CDS encoding response regulator transcription factor encodes the protein MKRIFLVEDDKTIAKNLMQLLSSEGFSVTHAPTRGDAHAALAVNKFDLVLIDISLPDGNGFTVCTEIKETQDVPVIFLTASGDEASVVTGLNMGADDYITKPFRPRELIARIRTALRKSGRSPSVFELCGLYVDMASGVVKKDGSEVFLSALEYRLLLVFINNPKSIITRSRLLDELWDAAGEFVNDNTLTVYIKRLREKIENNPASPQIILTVRGTGYRLGDGYASE